A stretch of the Pedobacter sp. MC2016-14 genome encodes the following:
- a CDS encoding FecR family protein — protein MNKQREFYTNFGLDDFINDADFVNWVKYPNAERNLYWNEVISSHPDKKGIITQAVQVISILSRPVVDTYPDSQQKVWLRIEQELKSKPFKSVTYNWTRIAAAAIVFLTISAGIYLIGNKYMISEGEANMIAIHKNDIKAGSNKAILTLNNGQTIDLNNATNGQVATQSGISIEKTKNGELVYTIKDNAEGGTETVGNNIVSTPRGGHYQLILPDQTHVWLNAASSIKFPVSFLHANKRVVEINGEAYFEVFHNKKLPFVVRTANQEIEVLGTHFNINSYSDEGKTVTTLAEGVVKVSPKGLAGGAAILKPGQQSVLIAERISVLPADVETVLAWKNGRLEFKDADIQTIMREVSRWYNIDVIYKGKISERRFVGSIPRQSNLSTLLELLRLSNINFKIEDSIQGKKLIVSPDE, from the coding sequence ATGAATAAGCAAAGGGAATTTTACACCAACTTCGGATTGGATGACTTTATAAATGATGCTGACTTTGTAAATTGGGTAAAATACCCGAATGCAGAGCGCAACCTGTATTGGAATGAAGTGATCAGTTCCCATCCAGATAAAAAAGGGATCATTACACAGGCTGTTCAGGTAATTTCTATACTTAGTAGGCCAGTGGTAGATACTTATCCCGATAGTCAGCAGAAGGTATGGTTAAGAATAGAACAAGAGCTAAAAAGCAAGCCATTTAAAAGTGTTACTTACAATTGGACCCGAATTGCCGCTGCTGCTATAGTGTTTTTAACAATTTCAGCCGGTATATATCTAATTGGAAACAAATACATGATTTCTGAAGGAGAGGCTAATATGATTGCCATCCATAAAAATGACATTAAGGCAGGAAGTAACAAAGCAATACTTACCTTAAATAATGGTCAAACCATAGACCTCAATAATGCAACTAATGGTCAAGTAGCCACACAATCGGGCATAAGCATTGAAAAAACTAAAAATGGCGAACTGGTATATACTATAAAAGACAATGCTGAGGGAGGAACTGAAACGGTAGGTAACAACATCGTGAGCACGCCCAGGGGAGGGCATTATCAGTTGATTTTGCCTGATCAAACACACGTATGGCTCAATGCCGCATCGTCAATCAAATTTCCGGTTAGTTTTCTACATGCCAATAAAAGGGTCGTGGAAATCAACGGTGAAGCTTATTTTGAGGTATTTCACAACAAAAAACTGCCTTTTGTAGTGCGCACTGCAAATCAGGAAATTGAAGTATTGGGAACGCATTTCAACATCAACAGCTACAGTGACGAAGGAAAAACAGTAACCACGCTGGCAGAAGGAGTTGTTAAGGTAAGTCCCAAAGGTTTGGCGGGCGGAGCTGCGATCCTTAAACCCGGACAGCAATCGGTACTTATTGCTGAGCGAATTAGTGTACTGCCAGCGGATGTTGAAACTGTGCTGGCCTGGAAAAACGGCCGTTTAGAATTTAAAGATGCCGATATACAAACCATTATGCGTGAGGTATCCAGATGGTACAATATTGATGTAATTTACAAAGGGAAAATATCTGAGCGTCGTTTTGTAGGTAGTATCCCAAGGCAGTCTAACTTATCTACTTTACTAGAATTACTGCGGTTAAGTAACATCAATTTTAAAATAGAAGATAGTATACAAGGAAAAAAACTCATCGTATCTCCTGATGAATGA
- a CDS encoding SusC/RagA family TonB-linked outer membrane protein, giving the protein MRINLIAFFVALAFINVSASVKGQTINLKVKGMSIEKVFEAIKSQSGYGFWYEKKTLQNAGSVTADMSNASLKSALDDILSKQNLSYTIVDRTIFIKEKEKSVIDRIGEYFQNIVITGKVTDEKGVPVSGANVTIKGTTKSVISDSRGMFTIIVPRKGAVLQFKYIGFQTYEYTVVESKMITVALKEGLAQLDEVSVVSNGYETISKERAAGAFATISSEQIMSTPSVNLMERLQGKVPGVDFDVRNNTIKIRGVNNYAIGSGSPLIVIDGFPMIAPGDQQRLTTFVSGVSTGNSILSTLNPADIDQITFLKDASAASIWGAAASNGVIVITTKRGRGEIPSINLSYNLGVSQHASLDQLKWMNAAQYIDLEKEMVDKRFLSDPSLVPSYNVVYTKNNSEATEWMYRVTRTPQTATPAQRDAALANLGSRNALGQVEDYLLQNAVNHQLNLSVSGATDVTSYFISGNYTKDNPVYKSNYGSNAFINAMTTSSFFNKKITVRAGINYQFTKARYNGAAVDALSQSETALRPYDLLVDENGNTIQRTNMFYTPVAQAYVNQGYLPFGYNAVDELNYSNSISKTNVIRMLGGVNAKIFNWLDADLSVMGQRSNGKTEGLNELNSYQNRIFLNTGTTIVNGKPFYNVPYGGTASQSQTDNYDTGVRGQLNANVTWKTDHQFNALAGAEIRETGGSNSSVTRYGYDEDTRSIKVVNPTVSYPTIYGYNTTLGNNLSGLSLSRKRFFSYYGNAAYSYKSKYILTGSARVDDYTLLGIDRSKRVNPFWSAAVKWNASKEDFFSSVDWISNLAFRTSYGTSGNIPQGGSNITLLSVSSNVDPRTQQPIASISSPGNSDLGWETTKSFNFGTDFSLFKGRLSSNVDFFSKKSSGILYSLPFNATYGWSSLQFNTATSTGHGYEFGLNGLLIKAKDFHWNSTFNFSYVLSKVTDARFENNASSLAGNSQPVNGLPLGTLFVYRWAGLDNLGQSQIYDKNNNIIKNTTNLLPANFTREDLVKAGLTYAPYSGGFFNTFRYKGLEASVQMTYYFGHVFLKQSINNYPTYEGAFSGILGRQEDLAYRWRKAGDEASTNVPGLTGITNNSILRYRYSDLLVRKADHIRLQQISLAYNLPLKYLPKNSFKSLTVNASARNLGLIWAANKEGIDPQYINTGNFSNLAPTPNYVFGINASF; this is encoded by the coding sequence ATGAGGATCAATCTCATCGCCTTCTTCGTTGCTTTAGCATTCATCAACGTTTCTGCCTCTGTAAAAGGACAGACCATCAACCTTAAAGTTAAGGGAATGTCTATAGAAAAAGTTTTTGAGGCCATTAAAAGCCAAAGCGGCTATGGCTTTTGGTATGAAAAAAAGACACTGCAAAATGCCGGATCCGTTACAGCTGATATGAGCAATGCCAGTCTAAAGTCGGCATTGGATGATATATTGAGCAAACAGAACTTATCTTATACCATTGTAGACCGTACCATTTTTATTAAAGAAAAGGAAAAAAGCGTCATCGATAGAATAGGAGAATATTTTCAGAACATCGTGATCACCGGAAAAGTAACGGATGAAAAAGGAGTTCCGGTTTCCGGCGCAAATGTTACCATAAAAGGCACAACAAAATCTGTCATATCCGATTCCAGGGGGATGTTTACCATTATTGTACCACGAAAAGGAGCTGTATTGCAGTTTAAGTACATCGGATTTCAAACCTATGAGTATACAGTTGTCGAAAGTAAAATGATTACAGTTGCTTTAAAAGAGGGGCTTGCCCAACTTGATGAAGTAAGTGTAGTTAGTAATGGTTACGAGACGATTTCGAAAGAACGCGCTGCCGGTGCTTTTGCCACCATATCTTCAGAGCAGATTATGAGCACACCCTCAGTAAATCTGATGGAAAGACTACAAGGAAAGGTCCCCGGGGTAGATTTTGATGTCAGGAACAACACCATCAAAATACGCGGGGTAAATAACTATGCAATCGGATCTGGTTCACCATTAATTGTAATTGATGGTTTCCCTATGATTGCACCAGGCGATCAACAACGGCTCACCACCTTTGTAAGCGGGGTATCTACCGGTAACTCTATTTTAAGTACACTAAATCCTGCAGATATCGATCAAATCACCTTTTTAAAAGATGCATCTGCCGCATCTATATGGGGTGCTGCTGCATCAAATGGGGTTATTGTCATCACCACCAAGCGGGGAAGGGGAGAGATCCCGAGTATAAATCTTAGTTATAATCTGGGCGTTTCCCAACATGCTTCCTTGGATCAATTGAAATGGATGAATGCAGCTCAATACATTGATTTAGAGAAGGAGATGGTAGATAAGCGCTTTTTAAGCGATCCATCCTTAGTGCCTTCTTATAATGTGGTTTACACTAAAAATAATAGTGAAGCAACCGAGTGGATGTACCGGGTAACCAGAACACCACAAACGGCTACACCTGCACAAAGAGACGCGGCCCTGGCCAACTTAGGTTCAAGAAATGCATTGGGGCAAGTTGAAGATTATTTGCTGCAAAATGCCGTAAACCATCAGCTTAATTTATCTGTTTCCGGAGCAACAGATGTAACTTCTTATTTTATTTCAGGAAATTACACCAAAGACAATCCGGTATATAAAAGTAATTACGGTAGCAATGCATTTATAAATGCAATGACTACCAGTTCTTTCTTTAATAAAAAGATTACTGTAAGGGCCGGGATAAACTATCAGTTTACTAAAGCGAGGTACAATGGTGCAGCTGTAGATGCATTGTCTCAAAGTGAAACTGCCTTGCGCCCTTATGATTTATTGGTAGATGAAAACGGGAATACGATACAAAGGACCAACATGTTCTACACTCCCGTAGCGCAAGCCTATGTCAATCAGGGATACTTGCCATTTGGTTACAACGCGGTAGATGAATTAAATTATTCAAATAGCATTTCCAAAACCAATGTAATCAGGATGCTGGGTGGTGTAAATGCCAAAATTTTTAATTGGTTAGATGCCGATCTCTCTGTAATGGGCCAACGTTCCAATGGTAAAACAGAAGGACTTAATGAATTGAACAGCTATCAGAACAGGATTTTTCTCAATACCGGAACAACTATTGTAAATGGTAAACCATTCTATAATGTACCTTATGGAGGCACTGCTTCGCAAAGCCAGACCGACAATTATGATACGGGAGTAAGGGGGCAATTAAATGCAAATGTAACTTGGAAAACTGATCATCAGTTTAATGCTTTGGCAGGTGCGGAGATCCGCGAAACAGGAGGCAGTAACAGCTCGGTTACCCGATACGGATATGATGAAGATACCCGCAGTATAAAAGTTGTTAATCCAACGGTTTCATACCCTACAATATATGGGTATAATACTACACTGGGTAACAACCTAAGTGGACTAAGCTTAAGCAGGAAGCGCTTTTTCTCTTACTATGGTAATGCAGCCTATAGTTACAAAAGTAAATACATTCTTACGGGAAGTGCCAGGGTTGACGATTATACCTTATTAGGTATAGACAGAAGTAAAAGAGTCAATCCATTTTGGTCTGCTGCAGTAAAGTGGAATGCTTCAAAAGAGGATTTCTTTTCTTCTGTTGATTGGATCTCTAATTTAGCGTTCAGGACCAGTTATGGAACGTCCGGAAATATACCACAAGGTGGATCTAACATAACACTGCTAAGTGTAAGTTCAAATGTTGATCCCCGTACGCAGCAGCCAATTGCTTCTATTTCCTCTCCCGGTAATAGTGATTTGGGTTGGGAAACAACAAAGTCTTTCAACTTTGGAACTGATTTTAGCTTGTTTAAAGGAAGATTAAGCTCAAATGTTGATTTCTTTAGCAAAAAATCTAGTGGGATTTTATATTCGCTTCCTTTTAATGCCACTTACGGTTGGTCATCCCTGCAATTCAATACAGCAACCTCAACAGGGCATGGTTACGAATTCGGGCTAAATGGGTTACTTATAAAAGCAAAAGATTTCCATTGGAATTCTACATTTAACTTTTCATATGTCCTTAGTAAAGTAACTGATGCTCGTTTTGAAAACAATGCAAGTTCACTAGCAGGTAACTCACAGCCTGTGAATGGATTGCCTTTAGGCACTTTATTCGTGTATCGTTGGGCGGGATTAGACAATCTTGGACAATCGCAGATCTATGACAAAAATAACAACATTATAAAAAATACGACCAATCTTCTGCCCGCTAACTTTACCAGGGAAGATTTAGTAAAGGCAGGACTTACCTATGCGCCTTATTCTGGTGGTTTCTTCAATACATTTAGATATAAAGGATTGGAAGCTTCGGTTCAGATGACCTATTATTTTGGACATGTGTTTTTAAAGCAGTCCATTAATAATTATCCAACCTATGAAGGTGCTTTTAGTGGTATTTTGGGTAGGCAAGAAGACCTGGCCTATCGCTGGCGAAAAGCTGGTGATGAGGCGAGTACAAATGTCCCTGGCCTAACAGGCATAACGAACAACAGTATTTTAAGATATCGTTACTCAGATTTGTTGGTTCGGAAAGCAGATCACATTCGTTTGCAACAGATTTCTCTTGCATATAATCTACCGCTAAAATACTTACCTAAGAATTCCTTTAAAAGTCTTACTGTTAATGCAAGCGCTAGAAACCTTGGATTGATCTGGGCAGCTAATAAAGAGGGCATAGATCCTCAATATATTAATACTGGCAATTTTAGTAATCTGGCTCCTACTCCAAATTATGTCTTTGGTATTAATGCTTCATTTTAA
- a CDS encoding RNA polymerase sigma factor, whose protein sequence is MLVEPNYSTVWDNFRNGDEASFREIYDHFYNPLLNYGLKFSQNIEIAEDSLQDLFVKLWANRSTIKATESVKNYLYKSFRRVMISRLQAVSKLLQVELEEEQVNFDFQISHDQVLIEKEDLTAMQGIVQNALVSMTDRQREIIYLRFYEDLSYEQIADMMEITTKGAYKLVYRALDKMRENLDGMSMVTLLLLLKALKYS, encoded by the coding sequence ATGCTTGTGGAACCAAATTATAGTACAGTATGGGACAATTTTAGAAATGGGGATGAGGCGTCGTTCAGGGAGATTTATGACCATTTTTATAATCCATTACTCAACTATGGCCTTAAGTTTAGTCAGAACATTGAAATTGCCGAAGATAGCCTGCAAGATCTTTTTGTTAAATTATGGGCCAACAGGAGCACTATAAAAGCCACGGAATCTGTTAAAAATTATTTATATAAGTCATTTCGAAGGGTAATGATTAGCAGATTGCAGGCTGTGTCAAAATTATTGCAGGTAGAACTGGAAGAAGAACAGGTGAATTTTGATTTTCAAATTAGTCATGATCAGGTACTGATAGAAAAGGAGGATTTGACAGCCATGCAGGGTATTGTACAAAACGCCCTTGTAAGCATGACCGACAGACAGCGGGAGATCATTTACCTAAGGTTTTACGAAGATTTGAGTTACGAGCAAATTGCCGATATGATGGAGATCACCACTAAAGGGGCATATAAATTGGTGTATCGTGCCTTAGACAAAATGCGGGAAAACTTAGACGGCATGTCTATGGTTACGTTGCTTTTGTTGCTCAAAGCCTTAAAGTATTCCTGA
- a CDS encoding DNA alkylation repair protein encodes MSLIKDIYSAAFYDRFTNTVLKVVPSFNKLKFTEDIFGDNFGQKEWKDRMKHTTKVFQEVLGLDFKQAANVILKLIQQLKEEDTGEDRLVYIFFPDYIETYGLNDFDTSIEAFEEVTQFISCEFAVRPFILKYGQKMIDVMTLWSLHKSHKVRRLASEGSRPRLPWAMAIPFLKKDPSSLLPLLENLKNDSSEYVRRSVANNLNDITKDHPDVVIGLALQWAGGSKETDAIIKHGLRSLLKQGHTAVLKHYGLESALLNVEDFKIHTPVVKIGAPVDFSFKVLNNNASPHVVRLEYGIYYMKSKGHHARKVFKISEKLYQPGEQIMVQRKQSFRVITTKKFYTGEHRVSIILNGEEKGILSFELRD; translated from the coding sequence ATGAGCTTAATCAAAGATATTTATTCAGCTGCCTTTTATGACAGGTTTACAAATACGGTGCTAAAGGTAGTACCCTCCTTTAATAAATTGAAATTTACCGAAGATATATTTGGGGACAACTTTGGCCAGAAGGAATGGAAAGACCGGATGAAACACACCACAAAGGTATTTCAGGAGGTACTTGGACTTGATTTTAAGCAAGCGGCAAATGTCATTTTGAAGTTGATACAACAACTTAAGGAAGAGGATACTGGTGAGGACAGATTGGTTTACATCTTTTTTCCGGACTACATAGAAACCTACGGGCTTAACGATTTTGACACTTCCATTGAGGCTTTTGAAGAAGTTACGCAGTTTATAAGCTGTGAATTTGCTGTAAGGCCTTTTATTCTTAAATACGGGCAGAAAATGATTGACGTGATGACTTTATGGTCTTTACACAAGAGCCATAAGGTAAGGCGGCTAGCGAGCGAGGGCAGCAGACCACGTTTGCCATGGGCAATGGCCATCCCCTTTTTAAAGAAAGACCCTTCCAGTCTGCTGCCATTGCTGGAAAACCTGAAGAACGACTCATCTGAATACGTGCGCAGAAGTGTAGCCAACAACCTCAACGACATCACAAAAGATCATCCTGATGTGGTAATTGGCCTGGCTTTACAATGGGCGGGTGGCAGTAAAGAAACGGATGCGATTATTAAACATGGCCTGCGTTCTTTATTGAAACAGGGGCATACTGCAGTACTTAAACATTATGGACTGGAAAGTGCGTTGTTAAACGTAGAAGATTTTAAAATTCATACGCCTGTGGTAAAAATTGGCGCTCCCGTTGATTTTAGCTTTAAGGTGCTCAACAATAATGCAAGCCCGCATGTGGTACGGTTGGAATACGGAATTTACTATATGAAATCAAAAGGCCATCATGCCCGCAAGGTTTTCAAAATCAGCGAAAAATTATACCAGCCAGGAGAGCAGATTATGGTACAACGTAAGCAGTCTTTTAGGGTTATTACTACCAAAAAATTCTATACTGGTGAACACCGCGTTTCTATCATTTTAAACGGAGAAGAAAAAGGGATATTGAGTTTTGAACTCCGGGATTAG
- a CDS encoding TlpA disulfide reductase family protein has product MKSKWLGLLLWLILFAVSGYGQENKSRVKDWGVPHAGEILNVVYAPKGGPLEGKNNVSGIIYQYINYKWIVDDLTLKYKNNNWEGTYKLPANCAFFAIKFVVEEDHNIVASDNNNDLGFVATTIGKNNTKVPGSSLAWGVFRKPSFNKAPQGYFEKANIGDEALEMWVRKEMKDFPGNVPVFFDVYLAMLKLTQPDEFEVLAKRNLSKLAALPNMSEQTYQIIFDSYNFLLKDKVSADSIKAVIFQKFPKGRMQRMAAMQKANEALSAGPGNEPILKFLKDFPINEYRKDSVFTQNYIYYNFYRNLSATYFEQGKYNDLLPFIAEMDFQSLNEVYRWNITRAFLSKKVPMEQIYPIAKSIIDAAISKSKDRSFMEDTRYTPKQANYLAALQLDKRLYLHIRILHKLQKDKEALAYMKYLTAEGKYADADVNEARISVYKNTGNDNLVKIALEESFKVNTATPAMIEQLKEIYTKTGKKDFEGYMNSLKEQTALEKDKEAIKANMVHEPINMFALKDLNGATVNTVAMKDKIIVIDFWATWCYPCKMAFPGMQMLVDRYKGDDKVEILFISTMERSPTYKADIAKYFKTSGFRFKVLLDDKNTATGANDRVFKTMTPIFNSSAIPRKVVIKNGEIRYTSEGYVGSPTKLFDELSYVVELLKSE; this is encoded by the coding sequence ATGAAATCTAAATGGTTAGGGTTACTGCTATGGCTAATATTATTTGCCGTTAGTGGGTATGGACAAGAAAATAAATCCCGTGTTAAAGACTGGGGAGTACCACATGCAGGAGAAATTTTAAATGTAGTGTATGCACCAAAAGGCGGGCCACTGGAAGGAAAAAATAACGTTAGTGGCATTATTTATCAATACATCAATTACAAATGGATTGTTGATGATTTAACACTAAAATACAAAAATAACAATTGGGAGGGTACGTATAAACTTCCTGCTAACTGTGCTTTTTTTGCCATCAAGTTTGTAGTAGAAGAAGATCATAACATCGTAGCCTCTGATAACAATAACGATTTAGGTTTCGTAGCTACTACAATTGGAAAAAATAATACCAAAGTTCCTGGCAGTTCATTGGCATGGGGTGTTTTTAGGAAGCCATCATTTAATAAGGCTCCTCAGGGATATTTTGAAAAAGCCAATATTGGAGATGAAGCGTTGGAAATGTGGGTACGTAAGGAAATGAAAGATTTTCCTGGAAATGTTCCCGTATTCTTTGATGTTTATCTGGCTATGCTGAAGCTTACGCAACCTGATGAATTTGAAGTATTGGCAAAACGCAACCTGAGTAAATTGGCAGCTTTGCCAAATATGTCAGAGCAAACTTACCAGATCATATTTGATTCCTATAATTTTTTGTTAAAGGATAAAGTAAGCGCAGATTCCATAAAGGCGGTAATTTTTCAAAAGTTCCCTAAAGGCAGGATGCAAAGAATGGCAGCCATGCAAAAGGCCAATGAGGCACTTTCAGCAGGTCCGGGCAATGAGCCAATCCTTAAATTTTTAAAAGACTTTCCGATCAATGAATACCGTAAAGATTCGGTTTTTACCCAAAACTACATCTATTACAATTTCTATCGTAACCTGTCCGCAACCTATTTTGAGCAAGGTAAGTACAATGACTTATTACCATTTATTGCAGAGATGGATTTTCAAAGTCTGAACGAAGTATACCGCTGGAACATCACGAGGGCCTTCCTTTCAAAAAAAGTACCTATGGAGCAGATTTACCCTATTGCAAAAAGCATTATAGATGCCGCAATCAGTAAAAGTAAAGACAGGTCATTTATGGAGGATACCCGCTATACACCTAAGCAGGCCAATTACCTGGCCGCTTTGCAACTAGATAAGCGTTTATACCTGCACATCCGCATCCTTCACAAGCTTCAAAAAGATAAAGAAGCCCTGGCCTATATGAAATATTTAACTGCAGAAGGAAAGTACGCAGATGCAGATGTAAATGAGGCAAGAATTTCGGTTTATAAAAACACAGGAAATGATAATCTGGTTAAGATTGCCCTTGAGGAAAGTTTTAAAGTAAATACGGCAACTCCTGCTATGATTGAACAGCTAAAGGAGATTTATACTAAAACCGGCAAAAAGGATTTTGAAGGCTATATGAACAGTCTTAAAGAGCAAACCGCTTTAGAAAAAGATAAAGAAGCGATTAAAGCAAACATGGTTCATGAACCCATAAATATGTTTGCCTTGAAAGATTTAAACGGTGCCACTGTAAATACAGTGGCAATGAAAGATAAAATCATTGTAATAGACTTTTGGGCCACCTGGTGCTACCCTTGTAAAATGGCCTTCCCGGGTATGCAAATGCTGGTTGATCGGTATAAAGGAGATGATAAGGTTGAAATACTATTCATCTCAACGATGGAACGGAGCCCAACATATAAAGCGGATATTGCAAAGTATTTTAAAACATCAGGATTCAGGTTTAAAGTGTTATTAGATGATAAAAATACGGCAACCGGCGCTAACGACAGGGTATTCAAAACCATGACCCCAATTTTTAACTCTTCTGCAATTCCACGTAAAGTTGTCATTAAAAACGGAGAGATCAGGTATACTTCCGAGGGGTATGTTGGCAGTCCTACCAAGCTTTTTGATGAATTGTCCTATGTTGTTGAACTTTTAAAATCTGAATAA
- a CDS encoding RagB/SusD family nutrient uptake outer membrane protein: protein MKKYIYIFIVLTLALQSCRKYVEIEQPGVRTLKYTRDYRYLMDNNGELEGSYGYPILSGDDTDITDATRQGNIGDIWPNVLTWREKHLSEIQGDVDWERLYKIIYICNEVLAGVMDSQEGTEVEKNRIYAEALVQRAISYYTLVNMYGKQYQAANAATDLGVPLLLTQNLYASLKRASVAEVYNQVLNDLVKAIPSLPGVADYNTRPAKVSGYALLARVHLNMRNFPKAELYADSALALQNTLLDLKNYKTAPGTIPRRLLDPEVMLSKIVNGSYTAISISQETLDLLGTSDLRYTLFTNTRGGYGNLFSTAFTGRAYWRYTLNGEFVITTGPSVPEMMLIKAECRARAEDATGAMILVNNLRAKRFETASPLTAVDGPAALRVVVEERKREFFGKGFRWFDQKRLNVDAAFAVTKTREFKGVTYTLAPNSNRYAYPIGDKYILLNPELEQNPR, encoded by the coding sequence ATGAAAAAATACATATATATCTTTATCGTACTGACTTTAGCCTTGCAAAGCTGTCGCAAATATGTGGAAATTGAACAACCGGGTGTACGTACTTTAAAATACACAAGAGATTACCGTTATCTGATGGATAACAATGGAGAACTAGAAGGTTCATATGGATATCCAATTCTATCTGGCGATGATACCGATATTACTGATGCCACAAGACAGGGAAATATCGGCGATATCTGGCCAAATGTATTAACCTGGAGAGAAAAGCATTTGTCAGAAATTCAGGGAGATGTAGACTGGGAGCGGCTTTATAAAATAATTTATATCTGTAACGAGGTGCTGGCAGGAGTGATGGATTCTCAGGAAGGTACCGAGGTTGAAAAGAATAGAATTTATGCAGAAGCTTTGGTGCAGCGTGCAATATCGTACTATACTTTGGTTAATATGTATGGCAAACAGTATCAGGCTGCAAACGCTGCTACAGATTTGGGCGTACCCCTGCTGCTAACGCAAAATTTATATGCTTCATTAAAAAGAGCATCTGTAGCCGAGGTTTACAATCAAGTACTTAATGATCTGGTTAAAGCGATTCCTTCCTTACCGGGCGTAGCAGATTACAATACACGGCCGGCAAAAGTTTCAGGATATGCTTTACTAGCTAGGGTACATTTAAACATGCGCAATTTTCCGAAGGCGGAGTTATACGCTGACAGTGCATTGGCGCTTCAAAATACGCTCCTCGATTTAAAGAATTACAAGACAGCTCCAGGTACCATTCCACGTAGGTTACTTGACCCAGAGGTCATGTTATCAAAAATAGTGAATGGATCTTATACCGCGATTTCAATTAGTCAGGAGACTCTTGATTTATTGGGTACTTCAGACTTGCGGTATACCTTGTTTACAAATACGAGAGGTGGATATGGTAATCTCTTTAGCACAGCTTTTACAGGAAGAGCATACTGGCGTTATACCCTTAATGGAGAATTTGTAATTACTACAGGTCCATCGGTTCCGGAGATGATGCTCATTAAGGCAGAGTGCCGTGCCCGGGCAGAGGATGCAACTGGCGCAATGATTTTGGTGAATAACCTGCGTGCTAAACGTTTTGAAACTGCTAGTCCGTTAACTGCTGTCGATGGGCCTGCTGCCTTGCGCGTAGTAGTAGAAGAGCGTAAGCGTGAGTTCTTTGGAAAAGGATTCAGGTGGTTTGATCAGAAAAGATTGAACGTTGATGCCGCTTTTGCAGTAACTAAAACGCGAGAGTTCAAAGGGGTAACTTATACCCTGGCACCCAACAGCAACCGTTATGCATATCCCATTGGCGATAAATACATTCTATTAAATCCAGAACTCGAACAAAATCCGAGATAG